DNA from Variovorax sp. PBL-H6:
TTCACGATGTCGGCGAACGCTTCGGACTTCTGCTGCAGCGTCCCGCGCAGCTGCGCAAGCGCCGGCAGCAGGCGATGCGTGAGCGCCTCGACCGCCGCCACGTGCATGGCCGTCGGGAACACGTCGTTCGACGACTGGCTGCGGTTCACGTCGTCGTTGGGATGCACGAGGCGTCCCTCCCCGCGCTCGCCGCCCAGCAGCTCGCTGGCGCGGTTGGCCAGCACCTCGTTCACGTTCATGTTGGTCTGCGTGCCCGAGCCGGTCTGCCACACGACCAGCGGAAACTCGTCGCCATGCTGGCCCGCGATCACCTCGTCGGCCGCGGCGGCGATGGCCTGCGTCTTCTTATCGTCCTGCAGGCCCAGCGCATGGTTCACCACCGCCGACGCGCGCTTGACCTGCGCGAGCGCCTTGATGATCTCGCGCGGCTGTCGCTCGCCCGAGATGTCGAAGTTCTGCAGCGAGCGCTGCGTCTGCGCGCCCCACAGCTTGTCGGCAGGCACCTCGATGGGGCCGAAGGTGTCGCGTTCGATACGGGTGGGGGTGGATATCGCCATGAAAAAAGCTCCGCTGTCAAAATGGAGGGCGCGCCTGGCGCACCAGGGCATTCGCCCAGTATCGTCGCAAACAAGAATGGCTCGCATTGAGCGAGTGCTTTCCCCTCCCACGGACACAGCCATGACCATCATCCAGCAAGCCGACCTGATCGAGTCGGTTGCCGCCGCGCTCCAGTACATCAGCTACTACCACCCCACCGACTACATCGCCCACCTGGCACGCGCCTACGAGCGTGAGCAGAGCGCCGCAGCCAAGGATGCCATGGCGCAGATCCTCACCAACAGCAAGATGAGCGCAACGGGCCAGCGGCCGATCTGCCAGGACACGGGGATCGTCAACGTGTTCCTCAAGGTCGGCATGGACGTACGCTGGGGCGGCTTCACGGGCGGCCTTTACGACGCCATCAACGAAGGCGTGCGCCGTGGCTACAACCATCCGGACAACATGCTGCGCGCCTCGGTGGTCGCCGATCCGCAGTTCGACCGCAAGAACACGAAGGACAACACCCCCGCCGTGATCTTCACGGAGATCGTGCCCGGCAACACGGTCGAGGTCACGGTCGCGGCCAAGGGTGGCGGGAGCGAAAACAAGAGCAAGCTCGTGATGCTGAACCCCGGCGACAGCGTGGTCGACTGGGTGCTCAAGACCGTGCCGACCATGGGCGCCGGCTGGTGCCCGCCGGGCATGCTCGGCATCGGCATCGGGGGCACGGCCGAGAAGGCCGCCCTGCTCGCCAAGGAAAGCCTGATGGACGACCTCGACATGCACGAGCTGCTGGCCAGGAAGCGCGCGGGCGCCGAGCTGAGCAAGGTGGAGGCACTGCGGGTGGAGCTCTATGAGAAGGTCAATGCACTCGGCATCGGCGCGCAGGGCCTGGGCGGGCTGGCCACGGTGCTGGACGTCAAGATCAAGATGTACCCCACGCACGCGGCCAGCAAACCCGTCGCGATGATCCCGAATTGCGCGGCCACGCGCCACGCGCATTTCGTGCTCGACGGCTCGGGGCCGGTCTACCTCGAGGCGCCTTCGCTGGATCTCTGGCCCAAGATCGACTGGGCCCCCGACTACAACAAGAGCAAGCGTGTGGACCTCGACAAGCTCACGCCGGCCGAGGTCGCCAGCTGGAAGCCGGGCGACACGCTGCTGCTCAACGGCAAGATGCTCACCGGCCGCGACGCCGCGCACAAGCGCATCGCAGACATGCTTGCCAAGGGCGAGAAGCTGCCGGTGGACTTCACGAACCGGGTGATCTATTACGTGGGCCCGGTCGATCCGGTCAAGGACGAGGCGGTGGGCCCGGCCGGCCCGACAACCGCGACGCGCATGGATGGCTTCACTGAAATGATGCTCGCGAAGACCGGGCTGATCGCGATGATCGGCAAGGCCGAGCGCGGCCCGGTCGCGATCGAGGCGATCCAGAAGCACAAGAGCGCCTACCTGATGGCGGTGGGCGGCGCCGCGTACCTCGTGAGCAAGGCGATCAAGACCGCCAAGGTGGTGGGCTTCGCCGACCTGGGCATGGAAGCGATCTATGAGTTCGACGTGGTCGACATGCCGGTGACGGTGGCGGTCGATGCCGGCGGCACCAGCGCCCACATCACTGGCCCGGCCGAGTGGCAGAAGCGCATTGCCAGCGGCGAATTCAAGACCATCATGATGGAAGCCGCTTGAGCGTTCCGGGTGCTCTTGCCGATCGCCCGATCGGCGTCTTCGACAGCGGCATCGGCGGCCTCAGCGTGCTCAATGCGCTGCGCGAGGCGTTGCCGCACGAACGCTTCGCGTACTTCGCCGACACGGCCCATGCGCCTTACGGCGAGCGCGGCGACGCTTACGTCGCGCAGCGCACGCGCACGGTGGCGGGCTACCTGCGCGAGCGGCATGGCATCAAGGCGCTGGTGGTCGCGTGCAACACTGCAACCGCAGCCGCTATTCACGAACTTCGGGCCGAGCACCCGGCCTTTCCAGTGGTAGGCGTCGAGCCGGCCCTGAAGCCCGCTGTGGCCGCCAGCAAAACCGGCCATGTTGCCGTCCTCGCCACCCGCGTCACGGTGGAGAGCCGCAAGTTCGAGGCGCTGCGTGCCTCCGTGGCAGGACAGGCGAGCTTCCGTATCGTCCCTTGCGACGGCCTGGCGGGCGCCATCGAGCGCGGCGATGGGCCCGGCATCGCGGTCTTGAGCGAGCGCTATCTGCGTCAAGCTGGCAGCCTCGGCACTGCGCCCGGCGAGATCGACACGTTGGTGCTGGGCTGCACGCACTAC
Protein-coding regions in this window:
- a CDS encoding fumarate hydratase, whose product is MTIIQQADLIESVAAALQYISYYHPTDYIAHLARAYEREQSAAAKDAMAQILTNSKMSATGQRPICQDTGIVNVFLKVGMDVRWGGFTGGLYDAINEGVRRGYNHPDNMLRASVVADPQFDRKNTKDNTPAVIFTEIVPGNTVEVTVAAKGGGSENKSKLVMLNPGDSVVDWVLKTVPTMGAGWCPPGMLGIGIGGTAEKAALLAKESLMDDLDMHELLARKRAGAELSKVEALRVELYEKVNALGIGAQGLGGLATVLDVKIKMYPTHAASKPVAMIPNCAATRHAHFVLDGSGPVYLEAPSLDLWPKIDWAPDYNKSKRVDLDKLTPAEVASWKPGDTLLLNGKMLTGRDAAHKRIADMLAKGEKLPVDFTNRVIYYVGPVDPVKDEAVGPAGPTTATRMDGFTEMMLAKTGLIAMIGKAERGPVAIEAIQKHKSAYLMAVGGAAYLVSKAIKTAKVVGFADLGMEAIYEFDVVDMPVTVAVDAGGTSAHITGPAEWQKRIASGEFKTIMMEAA
- the murI gene encoding glutamate racemase, whose product is MSVPGALADRPIGVFDSGIGGLSVLNALREALPHERFAYFADTAHAPYGERGDAYVAQRTRTVAGYLRERHGIKALVVACNTATAAAIHELRAEHPAFPVVGVEPALKPAVAASKTGHVAVLATRVTVESRKFEALRASVAGQASFRIVPCDGLAGAIERGDGPGIAVLSERYLRQAGSLGTAPGEIDTLVLGCTHYPFIAAELRRHCGNAVRFIDTGAPVALQTRRLLAQAGQLAVLGEGAVALLSSAAPEALDAAAARWLAQPAAAASLASA